In Arthrobacter citreus, a single genomic region encodes these proteins:
- a CDS encoding YezD family protein: protein MSQANDLKPIIEVVESLLSGLKFGTITLVVQDGRIIQVEKQEKIRLK from the coding sequence ATGAGCCAAGCCAACGACTTAAAACCCATCATTGAGGTCGTGGAATCGTTACTTAGTGGTTTAAAATTTGGAACAATCACATTAGTCGTTCAAGATGGGAGAATTATTCAAGTAGAAAAACAAGAAAAAATACGATTAAAGTAA